From the Desulfovibrio sp. JY genome, one window contains:
- a CDS encoding metalloregulator ArsR/SmtB family transcription factor, which yields MKSRRFSQQVKIFKALAHETRMLVVDALSHGQRCVCELTELAGVDMSTMSKHLSVLREAGIVDSEKRGTQVYYRLLTPCVLKLFSCMQHVAAQASCTRQGESA from the coding sequence ATGAAATCGCGCCGCTTTTCACAGCAAGTTAAAATTTTCAAGGCATTAGCCCATGAAACGCGCATGCTTGTCGTCGATGCGCTGTCGCACGGGCAGCGGTGCGTTTGCGAACTGACCGAGCTGGCGGGAGTCGATATGTCGACGATGTCGAAGCATTTAAGCGTGCTGCGTGAAGCAGGGATTGTCGATTCCGAAAAACGGGGCACGCAGGTGTACTATCGGCTGCTGACCCCCTGCGTCTTGAAGCTCTTCAGCTGCATGCAACATGTCGCGGCGCAGGCGTCTTGTACCCGTCAGGGCGAGAGCGCCTAA
- a CDS encoding integrase core domain-containing protein, with amino-acid sequence MKWECGYLRELETGSQARQALGDWFHFYNEQRPHTAFDGRRPMDVCRDGHSASKAA; translated from the coding sequence GTGAAATGGGAGTGCGGCTACCTGCGGGAACTCGAAACCGGCAGCCAGGCCCGTCAGGCGCTTGGCGATTGGTTCCACTTCTACAATGAGCAGCGACCGCATACGGCTTTTGACGGTCGCCGGCCCATGGACGTATGCCGGGATGGCCACTCGGCCTCAAAGGCGGCATGA
- a CDS encoding helix-turn-helix domain-containing protein — MPIASKFDAMKLRTMITEGKTAQQIMDAFDIPKTTLKNHLTKLMTLDEKFYKIAGMDARVASGSVKLSKNGLRLSPTLLANYGFSQGDEFKVSCLEEGKIVLEKK; from the coding sequence ATGCCTATCGCATCGAAATTTGACGCGATGAAACTTCGCACCATGATCACCGAAGGTAAAACTGCTCAGCAAATTATGGATGCCTTCGATATTCCCAAAACCACCCTGAAAAACCATCTCACGAAGCTTATGACGCTGGATGAGAAGTTCTATAAGATCGCAGGGATGGATGCTCGTGTGGCATCTGGCAGTGTGAAGCTCTCGAAGAATGGTCTCCGTCTGTCCCCGACGCTCCTGGCCAACTACGGCTTCAGCCAGGGCGACGAGTTCAAGGTCTCCTGCCTGGAAGAGGGGAAGATTGTCCTGGAGAAGAAGTAG